The Phragmites australis chromosome 13, lpPhrAust1.1, whole genome shotgun sequence DNA window TGTAGCAGGCATACAGGCATCACCATGTTCATCGCAGCACCATGTATATACACAACCAACCATCATCATTGCAGCAACAAGTTCCAGAAATAGTTCAAGGTCCTATGGAAATGAAGAAAAAGTATGATGTAGATGAAAAATTCTGCACTCAACAAATATAGGAACCTAAAGTACTTAAGGATACATAGTTCTCAATATTGGGCAACAAGCCTCATGGGGCAGATGCAGCTCAGCGAGCAGCAATTATGCTTTGGCGGAGGCTCTTGTAATATGCCTGCTGGTCCTCATCCATCTGCGAAATGTCCATGTTCattatctccctctcctccttgatcttttccctctcctccttgaCCTTTTCCAGCTGCACACGCTCCTCCTCAAGGCGTAACCTCTGCTGCTCAATTCGAAGCATCTCTGCAAAGCGCTCAGCTCGTTCCTTCTCAAGTTTCTCCTTCATTGTAATTTGCCTGTCAAACATCTCTATCACTGGTGTTGATGCCGAGTTCGAGGAAGACGAACCGTGAGCGAGGTCCTTGGCCTTGTTGTGGCTTGCTGGCCGTTTCTGCCGGGTGCTCCCACTGGTATGCGTGGCAGCAGGCCCTTCACCGTCCTTGCAGCTGGGGGAGGACTCTCCGTGCTGCGTAGATGCCGGGCTTCCCTCTACCGCCATCTTCTACTTCTTGCAAGACGACTCCATTTGCCATTTCGAATGGTGACGTAACTCAACCCAGCAAGGCATCAACGTGAACTCCCTCTTCTCAACTGCTTGGAACATCTGACATGCAGCCGCAATCTGAAAAGGGATCAAATCAGAATTAATTCGATGCATTACCCAAATTCAATGTACATGAATCAAATTAATGATGCTTACCGTGTCTGCCTCCGTCATCCCACTCCTCCTGTTACGGAGGGCCTTAGCATAGTGGCCGCAGAATCGCTGCACCATGCCGTTGACGAAGGTCCACCTACCCTGAAGAGACTTCTTGTTCCGAGTGCTATGGAAGTCCTTGTGCTCGTGGAAAAAGGACTCGATCCTCTGCCAGAAAGCCCCCATACTCTGGTTGCTCCCCACCACTGGATCCATACTCACATTTAGCCACGACTTCACAAGATGAAGGTCCTCCTGGATGGTGTAACTGCTTCCACGACCACCTGCAGCTGGCAACTCACCCTGTCCTTCCGGATGCTGATCTTGTGCCAAAGAAGGCTGGGTCCCGAAGATGTCGTCCTCGGTTGGTGGCACAACATCATCCCAAGGAATCTCATCTTCTTCACCCCGAAGAAATGGGGCGTACTCCATACTGCTCCTGCAATGTGTTAGAAATGCAATGAAATACAAGAACCTGGCACATTAGTTGACAAAGACAATAGCCACTCAAATATAAGCAAGAGTTGATTAGATTATCTCAGTACAAACCACGAACTAGTTCAGCCACTACACACCACAATGCATTACCACAAACCGGACAACAAGATACATGATGCACTTCACTGCAAACGCGATGACCTATCGGATTCTACGGACATAGACTCCACTGAATCTCCACACAATAGCTCATCGGGGCTCCAATCCACAGGAACAATGTCATCGTCGTCGACGTCCTGTGAACAATGTCATCGTCGTCGACGTCCTGTGAACTGGAACAACAGCTCATCTgcggctgcccggcgggccctctccacgacgtCCGTTGCCATTGCATTTATGGCGACGGATGAccaggcgcggggcgcgttttcaaccccccgtcacttcgcacagatagctatgatgacaccctttctatttatggtgtctcggaactcgtgccctccctttcggggcacgctactgccggcgggtatttaaagcagccggcagcagagaaagaaaaggaaagagggCCCGAAGCAAAGTTCGAATCAGAGAAGGGAAGACCGAGACGCTCAAGAGCACCAGAAATCCAACAGagacacacagaccgaagaacaaggagcctcaggctctagaGTAGACAAACATTCATGTAACCgccaacatccttgagggacatccTCAGGATATTTATAccattcatacaggagtagggtattacgcccccgtgcggcccgaacctgtctaaacccccagtgcatttactcttttctgcattagatcattccaccccaccggccatcgcattcgtacccatttatttctccagtgaacatattcaggatcatccccccgaccgaatctctaaaaaggggtcctgCAGggtccctgcgacaggagttaaccctccgacagctggcgcgccaggtaggggggaagcatccctgaatctgtttgtttgttttcttccgcaaAAAAAATGGtcggtggtcatcgcctcctgcgttccggctccagtttgagcggggaaatgcaacccctcgcacaggaggccccagtcgctgccgCATCCCAACAGTAGCCGCGACctgcacgcgcggcgttcccttctcaaggggaccagggcgctgggcccagcagggccgctgccgccgtcgccagtgcaccatccgacccccagccggtggtggaaactcctgccgccaggtccatgtctggacagcgccgggcacctctccggcgtaggctagccttcggcgaggccagccccgggagcgcgctgcttgcagcgcatgctctcctcaggcatctgCCAGTCCAGGCGACGGGGGAAACCCCgaagggccgctggctccaggaagtcgctgccctggtcggcaccgCACGCCGTCAGgcgctggccgagagttctcgcgccaccacccagcgttgCGCCGCTGGGACCGGCCCGTTGTCAGGTGGTGTTCGCGCTGGCCGGGGAGCCTaaaggcggagcgccgccccgctcgccggcgttcaccgcccaaggacgctgcccgcgccacagggtacaGCACCGGCTATcgtgccttcactagcgagctccgccgggtcaaatggcccaccaagttccgccctgagttgccggagaagtacgacgggtccatcgaccccgtcgagttcctccagatatacaccaccgctgtccagacggctggtggcagcgaaaaggtgatagctaactactttcatgttgccttgagggcctccgcccgctcttggcttatgaacttacccccagagtctatcagctcctgggatgatctttgccaccagtttgtggctaactttcagggcataTTCACGCGCTCCGACctagagtgcgacctccatgccgtcaagcagcaggagggggagacgctgcggtgctttattcagcgcttcagccaggtccgcaacactatcccgcggataaccccccacgctgtcatcgtcactTTCCGGCAAGGCGTCCGCGAcaagcggatgctcgagaagctaggcacgcacgagatcgagaccactgtgGAACTTTTTgtgctggccgacaagtgcgctaaggcagcggaagctcgggcttggcacgttccgcgccctgagcaccccgccgctgatcaaccaggtccttcccactcCGACAggcgagaaaagaaaaagagaaggaggcgtgaggccgtccccgtcgagccggcccagggccccgcccgtaggCCGGCCCACGAGcccgaccccgagcgaagaggtcgcaaggcccctgaagtggtcggatgccccgatcacgttcagcttggccgaccaccccgtcagtactgcaggcgtggggcgactacccccggtagtgtcccccaccatctgcaatgtgaaggtcaacagagtgctgatcgacgggggcgcatgccttaacctcctctccagggAGGCTTTCGacaagctgcaggtgccctccatgcgcctaaagccatcgctcccattttacggggtgacacccaggcattccctgcccctcgggcaggtcgagttgcccgtgacattcgggagccaggATAACTTCTgaacggagaacgtcatcttcgatgtcgtggagctccccctccccttcaACGCCATTCTCGGGTGCCCggtgctcgctcggttcatggtggtcacgcactatgcgtacctcacgaTTAAGATGCCGGgtccagcaggccccatctccgtgcccaccGAGaacagcagcgccgtctcctgcgccgagcaatTGTACTCAGCCTTGGTCTCAGGTCGAGCCGAGGCCGAAGATCGtctagggggcccgggaccctcttcatccaaaccccaactcgctgccgacgcctccgttcctacgaaggaggtcgtggtgggcaaaggcgcctcccaggtcgtccgaatcggcggtgacttgggcggcaaataggaaagcgcgctcatcgccttcctccgagCTAACattgacgtgtttgcatggcagccgtccgatatacctgggatccctagggaggtgatcgagcaccacctggctatgcgcccggacgcacgcccggtgattcagaaggtccggtggcaggcgcctgagtgccaggagttcatccgggagcaagtcagcaagctccttgacgccgaattcatccaagaagtcctccaccccgagtggctggcgaacccagtcatcgtcccaaaggccaacggcGAGCTCCGCCtatgcgtggactacaccgatctaaacaaggcttgccccaaagatccttttcctttgccccgcataaatcaaattgtagatgcaaccgcgggatgtgatcttttgtgttttttagatgcaaactctggttatcaccagattcgcatggctgtagaggatgaagaaaaaaacgcttttaccactccggtggggacttattgctatgtgtcgatgccttttggtttgcgcaacgctgggtcttcctTCCAGTgagctatccgcatcacccttgattcgcaggttggccgcaacatcgaggcctacatcgatgatctcgtggtcaagtcccgagaccgcgccaccctgctcgaagaccttgccgagactttcaacagtctctgcaccacccgcctgaagctcaaccccgagaagtgtgtctttggggtacctgcgggcaagctcctcggtttcttggtttccagccgagggatcgaggccaatccatagaagatccgggccatcgagcagatgcgccCTCTGGTTCGACTCAAAGAGGTTCAGCATCTCGCCGGCTCTATGGTGGCCCTCGGGcgtttcatctccaaacttggggagcgaggactccccctcttcaagcttctaaagaagaccggtcgtttcaaCTGGATGCCGGAGGTCGAGCAGatcttccgcgatctgaagaagtatctcacctcgccgcccgtactggtggccccctccgcgggcgagccactactgctctatgtgtcggccactcctcaggtcgcgAGCATGGTActagtggtggagcgcgatgagtgcatgGGGTCaagtgctgggtcccagctcccgaccgcccccgagcactcccctgtcctcgcggctccccccgagcacggggtcgagcccgagcatgtggctcctcccgaccagggagtcgaggccgagcacccggtcagccccgaccacgtcacCGAGCTTGGGGGCTGTAGCGGGCCCTCCGGTGAGGCCACAAtccgggcccaccgggtacatcgaccggtgtacttcgttagtgaagtcctccgggaagccaagataagatacccccaagctcagaagctactctacgccgtgctcattgcttcccgaaagctgcgccactacttccaagcgcacaaggtctcggtggttaccacgtacccactaggacccatcctccggaaccgagaaggcaccgggcgcgtcgtcaaattggcggtggagctggcggagtttgactTGCACTTTGttagccgccaggcgatcaaaagccaggcgctctctgacttcgtggcagagtggacgcccgttcCTGAGGTCGTTCCaaaagaaatctccacatatcctgGGCACGTTTCGCCCGGGTACtagattatgcacttcgacggttccctcacgctgaaaggcgcgggggccggagtggttctcacctccccaacgggtgaagaactctggtatgtcgtgcagctgcagttccgcgcatccaacaacatggcggaatatgagggcctcatcgccggtcTTCGTgtcgcggtgggcctcgggattcgtcacctcctggtcaagggagactcccagctggtagtcaaccaggtatcgaaagaataccagtgcacggatcctcaaatggcggcgtacgtggcggcagtcaggaagctggagaagcgcttcgacggcctggagctgcggtacatcccgcgccgcgacaacactctggtcgacgacctctcccgcctggcctcctcccgtgcgcgcgtccctgccggaatctttgaagaaagactcacacggccttccgtcctgcctgccgaacagggcgaaggggaaacctcgaactcaattcaggggaccccgacggtgccctcagtgggaagccccgtcagggtgccgccgtccggcgagtgcgttGCACTTGCtgacagttctcaagatgcctcgtggatggacgagatccgagggtacttgaaggaaaagttcctctccggggatgaggcttctgccgaaagagttgctcggcagtccaaacgctatgccatagtagatggggatctctactggcgtagcgcaggcggcattctcctaaaatgcatcacccgggcagaaggcggtgagcttctcgctgagatccacgagggtgagtgcggtggccatgcatcattccgcacgttggtcgggaaggccttctggcaaggtttctactggcctacagccctccaggatgttTCCGAGCTGGTccggcgctgcagagcgtgccagttccacgcaaagcagattcaccagccagctcaggctcttcacaccatccccctatcatggcctttcgcggtctgggggctggacattctgggtcaattcccccgagcagtcgggggctataagtacctctacgtcgccatcgacaaattcaccaagtgacCGGAGGTgattccagtcgtcaaggtgaccaagaacacggcgctccaatttatccgcggcatcaccagtcgctttggtgtcccgaaccggatcatcaccgagaacggcactcagttcacaagtgccctgttcggggactactgcgaagacctcggcatcaagctctgctttgcctccaTCGCttatcctcggagcaatgggcaggtcgagcgcgccaacgcgaagatactgaaggggctcaaaacccggacctataacgtgcttgcaaagcacgggaaatggtggatcgacgagctgcctgccgtgctatgggccaaccggaccacgccgagtcgcgctaccggggagactcctttcttcctcgtgtacgacgctgaggcggtcctcccctccgagctcactctaggctcccctcgggtgcatacctactctgaaggcgaacaggagcaacagaggcgcgacgacattgactatttggaagagcgccggtggcgtgccgccgtccgagcagcccgctaccagcaaagcctacggcgctaccatcagcgctacgtctgggcccggtctctcgaggtgggggatctagttctccgacgcgtccagtcgcgcaaggaaggaataagctgtcccctatgtgggaaggcccctttaccgtgatcggtgtcccgcgagatgGCTCTTTtcggttggctgcagaagatgggtagccgctccccaacccatggaacaacGAGCACATACGCAAGTTCTTctcgtagatggccatgtttgcaggctcaggtcaaccaggccgggggcttcccctcgcccaagttgaccgagggctaccactaactgggtaagtcacacaaccttgtaaaaaaaaattgtcaatacaatatgtatatcaatgtgcaatccttatgtcaaatttcatttttctggattccatatgtttaatctgtctggtgagatgctcgattgtgcgagaaaaattcgctctctcatttttcccgctgataaaggaatcccgatcggtatgcgcgcgagCAGTTGCCACTGGCTTActtctgttgtggtaggctatgttgttcggtgtcgtgacagtctcccgggcactaccgagcccctggggttctcgggtaatcctatcgctcgagccgctcgagtagtccggagcctaggccccaggggtaggctgtcggtgctcggtctggtctgtcatacccgggcgccaccgaaccataggacctctgggttatgcctctgcctgctcttgtccgccggtctgggcattcgagaggtctcgggtcaaaaacgagagcaatctataatgagtaccgcactaacagagcgcatcAAGcaaaaaatttctctattttttctcaagtcacagatcgacaatcaaaagcaaaaggagCTCGActgcgagggcctcagtgcccaggtcgctgctcggccctaagggccctcgggtggtcctaccgctcagacgtgagtggtcgggatcgcctaatgccgggctcctcatgcgccccctggtgctcgggtgccccggccgtgggaaccaagttcccgggcaccccgagctcggagcgcatgcctctcctggatcggttggccgaaaagctgacagcagtccggtgagtggttaaattcatacaaatttacattcaataagtatattgttcccgagttgtcctcgggggccctcgtactctaatctgctcggcgagatggtctcctcgcgcacaaaaccctgccacgtgtccactttttcccggaacgacagaacggtccgtagaaaggtgtaccgtacgtacggtaaTGTCCAATCAAAGTcttttcatggtggtcgtggtgttcggtccgcttatagggccccgagcactaccgagtccctagggttctcgggtaatcctatcactcgagccgcTCAAGTAGTCCAGAGTCTAGGCCCCAGGgacgggctatcggtgctcggtccgatCCGTCCTAAGCCTGGAcaccaccgaaccgtggggactcttggtcgcattcccgcccgcacgtgtctccagtctacttactgagtggtcgcagaatggagaagtgttcaccggtcatggcgtgctccgtgctagatcgatctatctcccgagcaaggaagttcgtgcctttgtcttttgacttagccattgcggactcgcgagggctcgggagctgaacgcgccgagaaggacggtcggggcgatttcgttctcggggaaggaaaggtcggggtcggtccgactgagtactcctcggggcatcaagtgaaaacagcagaaacttcatcaagcactcagaagaatactggagttgcgaccctaAAGAAAGGCTTCCGTTATATTCagaaaaaaggacagctattctgagggatcactcccatatttacatcaagtcaaaaagaaaagaagaagaaaaaactactacaaaagcctagtcggagtcggagcctaCGCTGCTGCTCCTCGGGACTAGGCTCGGCGGCGCCTCCCGTGTGAAGCCGGCCACCACCGCAGCGTCTGTGatccgaactgcctcccgggcggcctcctcctcggcttcgaccaccccttcctgagctggttccagcgggaagttcgggtcccggctccggtagTAAGCCAGGACatgttcggccactgcctgagccaagccacgcccctcccaggcggcgagttcctggacggcctggggcagcgcctcgaggtgctCGCTGACCTTCTGGAAGCCTAGGGCAAACCGGCCGGGGCCCGCCCCCTTCTCCTCCACGAGAagtcgcccgagcccggccaccctcacggaccgctgcatctgccggaggatgtcctctagcatcagctgcaggctggcccgttcgaccgaggcggcctcgagctcctctgTCACGGTTCGCAGCAgctcctcgaggccctgccccCCGGCCCCACCAGCAGAGCCAGCGTCGAGCGCCTGGGCCTCAgccagcttcacctgccccgccaagacggacagggcctgctcgcgggcagCCAGCTCTACCTCGaacttggcggcccgctcctccctagcagcagcggccgcggccgcctcggcagcctccgcctcccggcgggccagtagatcctcccgggcgcccaagtcCAACGCCGTTATCTCGGCGTCGGTCTCCCGAATCGCGACGCCCTCCTCCCGGCATTGGAGCTCCCCCTCGACGTGCTGGAGCTCCTCTCCCCAGTATTGCAGCTCGGCGTGGGTCTGGTCGACCTCGTCCTTCTGGCGGGCTAGGTCAGCCTGGAGGGCTtctgctgccctctcgcggttcacggtcgcctcctcccgctcctacacctgcctctccctggcgagagCCCCGgtagcctgctgccgcgatgcctcggccaggcgggcggcgtcttcccaCTCCCGCTtgacctccgcgcgggcctcctccaaggccttccaCTCTTCCTCCATAGCGCGCCGTTCGTCCTCGTTGGCGACGCGCGCCGCGGCGAGGCGGGAGTCGAAAACGCGCCAAGCCGAGGTAAGCTGCGCTCTCTCCGTGGCTAGAGCGGCGCGCTCCACCTCCCGCTGCgccatctcccccgccacggccgcctccagccgctcgatcacctcccgggcgctcccaagcacgaccgggagagggtcggcgggctggctggacgctgggtcccctgcgagcctcctccggGGGGCTTGGGGTCCCCAAAAACTGCCGCACGGTCATCCGCCCCGCGCTCGGTGCGCTCGGGACGGACTCGGACGGCGCCGGACgctcgggcgcggccgctgTTGTCGGCTCGGAGCAGGGCGGCAGCTGCATTTCTGTCTCGGCGGCCTCGGTTCTGCCGCTGTGATCGATGTCCCTGGCTCCGCTGCCGAGCTCGACGGCCCTGGCCCCGCTGGTGCACTCGACTCAGGCGTGCTTGGCTCGAGGGCTGGCGCCGGCCTTGGTGCCTTCGGCCACCCCTGGTTctcggcggcgcccgtaggcggcctgcaagagaagaatgggATCAAAACTCAGAATTTAGTCCGGGCAAAGCACGCCCGGGAAAGAAGGGAGGACGAAACTTACGCGGCtgtgggtcttcggtactgccaCCTTGTTGCCGGAATCCTGTACTCCGAGCTCGGCGGCGTTGGCCCGgattcctccctcctcctcttccaccgggagctctgcggggccgccgcgtggtctcCGGCCACCGAATCGGGCCCAAGCAGACCAAAGTGCGGTTCTAGAagcgcagatgccgcccccgccgacggccccgcgctggacgactgGCCGTCTCGATTTCCCCCCTCGCCTGGCGACGGTGAcagcggggactccggcacaggaataaagagccgggggcgctttccctggtcctccggcgccgtcgccgcctcgctaccggcggcgcctcctcctctggTGCGGTAGCTGCTGCCTGCAGTAGCCCCGTCGCCGGCCTGCGACCCGCCGCCCACGGTGCCCGCGCTGGGCCGCTTTCGGCCctctcgccggccgcctcgtccaTCCCGgggatctggatagtcccggggttctggcgccccggccggtcgaccagcccctgagCGTCAAACTTTGGCAGCTTcgcctgcagcgccacccggtcaggattggcgcagagcaccatctccttccacgggagctccgccccgctcaggtcatccaccccgatcaccacctgGAGCAGGCCCTTCAGCGCCGGCCTGCccaggtcccactcctcgccgatctgggtccgggtgatgtcctgggggccggtgtaaaaccagcagggccgggcccgcttCCGCAGGGgtgccaggcgacggcgcaggtagtcggccaccaccatcaccgaagtaagcccgACCTGGCgtaggaagtcgatgcgctccaggactgGCGCCATCTGTGCGTCCATTTGCGACGGCACCTCCCAAGTCGCCTCCTGGGGT harbors:
- the LOC133889424 gene encoding glutathione S-transferase T3-like, producing MEYAPFLRGEEDEIPWDDVVPPTEDDIFGTQPSLAQDQHPEGQGELPAAGGRGSSYTIQEDLHLVKSWLNVSMDPVVGSNQSMGAFWQRIESFFHEHKDFHSTRNKKSLQGRWTFVNGMVQRFCGHYAKALRNRRSGMTEADTIAAACQMFQAVEKREFTLMPCWVELRHHSKWQMESSCKK